Below is a window of Plasmodium sp. gorilla clade G2 genome assembly, chromosome: 14 DNA.
atatatatataattttttaatgctactattttatatatatcaaattttttttatcatttttatattcgtgaaattttttttatttgctcCTTTTCCAGTGTTTAACAAAAGTTTTGACTTTTATTAAAcgtttcaaaaaaaaaaaaaaaaaaaaaaaaaaaaatatatatatatatatatatatatatatatatatatatatatatacatatatatattaatatatttttatattgtatataactTAACGATATGGTAGGATATGAGAAAAATGTTCCTTCGTCCTGAATTCCAAGTTCCTTATTGAAGTActatataaaaagtaaactgtaacaatttattttttcgaTATATAGATACTTCTAGTCATTACGAAGAAaagatattataatacaaacttgataaatatatatttattgtttatatttccataaagtttttttttttttttttttttttttttttttttttttatagttgaaaaaaaatattaattttaaaactaaaatttattatgtacatattgcatttgttaaaattagaaaacaaaaaaaaatatatatataaaataaatatatataataaatatataaaatagatatacatacatatgttcacatatatatatataacgtgTGTATGTTCATTccttgtaatattttttggcATGAGCTGCATATGCCTCTGGTGAGACAGCCTCAACCACTATAGGCATAAATCCATGCAAGGTGCCACACATTTCAGAACATTGACCATAATATACTCCTTCTCTTAATATAAAAGTTGTAATTTTATGTAAGCGTCCAGGTATAGCATCAGCTTTTATTCCTAAACTAGGAATAGACCATGAGTGTATAACATCTGTAGCTGTTACTAGAAATGATATATGTGTTCTTGTAGGTAATGTTAATCTTTTATCTACTTCTAATTGTCTTAACATACCAGGTTGTAAATCTTCATCTGTTACCATATTTGATTgaaaaacataatattttgGTATTTTTTCTGGATCTTCTAAATATTTCTCAGGTATTGGATAATCTTCTGCTCTTACATTTTCTGCTTGTACAATTTCTTggtcatttatatttcttaataaaaatt
It encodes the following:
- a CDS encoding cytochrome c oxidase subunit 2, putative, with the translated sequence MDKIKSWLGFNKNIALTENKFLLRNINDQEIVQAENVRAEDYPIPEKYLEDPEKIPKYYVFQSNMVTDEDLQPGMLRQLEVDKRLTLPTRTHISFLVTATDVIHSWSIPSLGIKADAIPGRLHKITTFILREGVYYGQCSEMCGTLHGFMPIVVEAVSPEAYAAHAKKYYKE